CTGAACTACATTGTGCGATAATTTTCCAAGTAAAGAAAACGTATTTCAACATATTCCAAACTAAATGAACAGAAAAAACAGACAAAGGAAACGACGCTTCAAAGTTATCGATTTGAATTGACCCTGTTTCAAGTCTAATTTATATCAAgtaatactattataattttatgatatgATGTATTAAATTGAGTTATAACAATAGCAACTTACCGAATATTGGTTACTAGCTGccccggcaaacgttattttgccatataaattagttttagtgttcgaccgatttttctcagacttactttAAAGCCAACCATCGAAACCACGACCACGAacaagtcttttcatttttcgggttaatacaATATAGATAAGATACTTACAAAAAATGTGGTTTTCTATTggtaagaaaaattttaaaatcatttcagTAGATTCAGAGATTATCATTaagagaaagtattttatttattcgtcaacatatcaatgtttttatattattttgctatttaGAACGGagacaaatccaacaaatttaaaatcatgaaaatcagtccagccattcTCCAGATATAAGTGTTCGGTCAACTGTGTAATGTATGAATTGGAACTACACGCCTCTTCAGTAGACGCTACGCATCACATCAAGATAAGCAGCaaatacagtttttactttgtAGCACTCCGAGCCAGTGGCACACCGTTGGTTCTAGTagcatgttaaaaaaaaaactacgtttaaaaataccgacttcaaaaactgaaaagtatcaaataactaaaaatttaatttaatacacctttacctttaatattaataaaatgctattatttatatgtgctacctattgataattagccctaaacaaaataaaattagtattaaaacagcttacttactgtaattatggatgctggaggtgtccaacatatcattgatatacagaagaaacagcgtgggagataacaacagccttggggtactccagcgttcacgggcttcgggtttgagcaaTAACCGTCAACAACGACCTTATGCTGCGTCAAGTGAGgtagctggaggtccacttgcataagctctcgggaagcccaaatgatggaagttttgagagaagcgccctGCGCCTTGTACCATACACGTTCTAAGGCCttcactatatccaggctaactgccacgCCTTCCCCCTTGATCTCCTGTCGACCGACCatagcgaaagccgtactgtcggtcattCAATcggtgaccttctaggtataccaagagctggcggttaattatgttctccatgattttggagagcaagaAGGTAACAAAAATAGGCCTGTAATTTTCCGGATGCAAACTGTCTCATTtcttttggatcggatggacaagggctgagtGAAGGGCTCCATGAGTCAaagactacgccttttgaatattagtgccggaataaatgcgttagcaccggtgtcaactcagggccacacgttctaagcacgattggagaaatgccatacAGCCCGATCGACTCcttgacgtccaacgaaaaaaGAGCTCGccaaacagttttctgtctgaactgtagtTCAGGTAGCGCTGACATCGCGGGATGgtcagcggtgtttttccgcTGTCGTCAGGAGTCAAATTGGGGGCACaaagagcgcacagaagatcagttttctcttttgccgtatgggccagggtgtcattcctaaTGTGCAACTTGgtcggctggttgaagttaccaagagcagctttttttttatggaataggaggacaaacgagcgtacgggtcacctcttgttaagcgatcaccgccgcccatactctcttgcaacaccagaggaatcacaggagcgttgccggcctttaaggaaggtgtacgcgctttttttgaaggtacccatgtcgtatcgtcccggaaacaccgcacaaggaagtttattccacagctttgtagtacgtggaagaaagctccttgaaaaccgcactgtggaggaccgccacacatccagatggtgaggatgatatcctaacttgtggcgtgtcgtgcgaaggtggaattcggcggcaggaattaggtaaaacagctcttcggcacactccccgtgataaatgcggtagaagacacacaatgaagcgacgtctctacgcaacgccaagtgatccagccgttcacagagtactgggtccccgacaattcgcgctgctctgcgttgcacgcggtcaaatggatcgagctgatactggggtgcgccagaccagagatgacagcaatactccatgtgtggccggacctgcgctttgtacagcgctagaatgtgggccggcttgaagtattgccgtgctctattaatgacgcccagtttctttgaagccaatttggctttgccctccagatggccacggaattggcaatcgctcgagatttcgagacccagtattccgatactaggcgaggcaaaAGGGAAgcgttatcgaagagcggtgatgcgacaaatggggtttttttagtggtaaacgcgcaaacttgagtcttctgggggttaaattggacaaggttcaatttaccccattccgcgaccttctcaagagaggactcgatagaagacacaagtttctcccggcactggtcgacgatttcccgagagagacgtgcatggcccgtgtatacggcatcaccagtgctgtcatctgcatagcaatgaatgttggaggtgtccaacatatcattgatatgcagaagaaacagcgtaggagatagcacacattcttggggcactccagcattcacgggcttcgggttcgagcaatgtccgtcgacaacgacctgtatgctgcgcccagtgaggaagctggagctCCACtcgcacaagctctcgggaagcccaaatgatggaagtttagagaggagcgccttatgccatacacgatcaaaggccttcactatatccagactaactgccaggccttcccccttgctttcaatagccgcagcccatctatgtgttaggtataccagaagatcacctgccgaccgaccatggcgaaacccgtattgtcggtcgttgatcaactggtgaccctctaggtataccaagagctgacggctaattatgctctccatgattttggagagcagggaggtaatagcaataggcctgcagtttgccggatccgaactgtctccttttttttggatgggatggacaagggctgacatCCATGAGTCAGGaaggactacgcctttggaataagagtgccggaataaacgcgttagcaccggcgtcaactcaggggcacacgatctaagcacgattggagaaatgccacccggcccgctcgacttcctgacgtccaacgaaaacagagctcgcctaacagttttctgtctgaactgtacttcaggcatagagctctgacaccgcggcatggtcggcggtgtttttccgttgtcgtcaagagtcgagttggaggcgaaaagagcgcgcaggagatcggctttctcttttgccgtttgggccagggtgtcattcctcatgtgcaacagcTTTCAAcaatgaccagaacttgcgtgttctggTCGGGTaatggaaagctgctcgccgattttaacaacgtgcttcgatttcgcacgggcgatttgccgcttaaagaatctggaggcactgttataatatttcctccttagaactttgcagttcggatcatTTGAGCCCGTTGCCGCAACCCAAGTCCGATATGCCTGTTTTTTATACTCAGGTGCTGCTTTAAATGACGCATAAAAACTAgggccgggagaaacttgtgtcttctatagaGTCCTCTTTTGAGAAGGTTAcgaaatggggtaaattgaaccttgtcaaattgaacccccagaagactcaagtttatgcgtttaccattaaaaaaaaacccatttctCGTATCACCGCTTTTCGACAAAGAAAGCTGGGCGtaattaatagagcacggcaatacttcaagccggcctatattctagcgctctataaagcgcaggtccggccacacatagagtattgctgtcatctctggtctggcccagtatcagctcgacccatttgaccgcatgcaacgtagagcagcccgaattgtcagggacccagtgctctgcgaacggctggatcacttggcgttgcgtagagatatcgCTTCATTGTTTGTCTTCTATCTGTGCTTctagctgtttaacctgattcctgccgaattccaccttcgcacaacacgccacaagttaggatatcatccccaccatctggatgtgcggcggccctctacagtgcggttttcaaggcgACTCAACCTATTGTGACCGACCATACGCCAACGCAAGATTATGCACGGATAAAAAATATCCCTTGAATACCTGGCGATTTTGGCGCACGAATAATAAGACTAACAGAGTCTTGGCCTTacattaagaattggtctccactgcgctccttAACCCTTATATGATATGACTACTGTTGTTGAGTTTTCACTCGGGCTTCTGCCTTCTACTTTGCAGGCAGAtggatattaaaataaaatatttaaatgggaCAGGAATATAAATGACACAGATAGCTTATATTAGATAGTTTACGGCTTAAaagataactttaaaatatttaaatgatttaaatttaccAGCATAAACATAAAAGTGGTTTTCTACTATTTACATTCTCCTAGATgtattatttgatttcatttgccATAGAGTATTAATACCATTTACCATAGACTcagataaaaaagaaaatggtTCTTTCTCTTTTTGGTCAATGAACGCGCTTGttcgtttttttttagtaaCGAATACCTACTTATTTTAGAGCGAAATAGAACTagggatatatatttttttggaattcgTAATAAAACCAGTGTTTATGTGACTTTATGATTAAGAAGTGCTTGAAATGGAAAATATATTGAAGTGTGGTAGTACCGTTATTGAAATAGAAGAAACAAAAACGCAAGGGTTGCATCTCCTATTACGATGACCATGAGTGACTGGCATTGCAAACATGATCGCCAACCTGCCGCTGCTGTTTGCCAACGGTAACCCAATCTCTCTGTCTAAGATCACTGCCACAAACTTGGAGAAATTCATAACATTCATGGTAACATGTTCATGGGGTCATGACACTGCCAAAGACATTAAGCAGCCGCCTTGGTGGCCAAAAAATGTAGTATTTAGCCATCCTTTTGTGAGGCCTTTCAAGATACCTCAAGATTGGGAAGCAAGACTCAAAAAATTGGTGAAGTCTTGTTATGACTATCATAAAAGTGCATTCCTGTTAATGTTCTCTGCTCATTTATCGCGATATCCCCGTAATATACTCACGTATGTTGATAATAATGATCAAACAACGTCTCTCTATCATCGCCCAACTGGACGGCTCTTAGTAACATTTAGAAATGAGAATTTACTGTATGACAAAACTTGTGAGACACAAGTAACTGAAGAAAATTCAAAACCAGCAGATATCTATTTATGTGATACTTGTGATAGTCACTTTGATGATATAGATGTGCTACAGGCCCATGAGAGGCTTTGCAACAGTGATGCTTATAAAGGTGAATGCTGTGGTGGAATTGAAGATTTTCTTTCTGCCTTGAAGTTAAAGCCAATTAATGAGTCACTTAGTGTCAAAACTTTGAACAATaatgttaatgataataaatcAAGGAATGTCCGTTGTGTTGCAAATATAGACCGTGGACCTCCTTATCCATTTTCATCTTTGGCTTACATGAAGAATGCCAAAATTAATACTCAGAGGGATACAACTTATTC
The nucleotide sequence above comes from Leptidea sinapis chromosome 12, ilLepSina1.1, whole genome shotgun sequence. Encoded proteins:
- the LOC126967187 gene encoding uncharacterized protein LOC126967187, which produces MIANLPLLFANGNPISLSKITATNLEKFITFMVTCSWGHDTAKDIKQPPWWPKNVVFSHPFVRPFKIPQDWEARLKKLVKSCYDYHKSAFLLMFSAHLSRYPRNILTYVDNNDQTTSLYHRPTGRLLVTFRNENLLYDKTCETQVTEENSKPADIYLCDTCDSHFDDIDVLQAHERLCNSDAYKGECCGGIEDFLSALKLKPINESLSVKTLNNNVNDNKSRNVRCVANIDRGPPYPFSSLAYMKNAKINTQRDTTYSRERIERYCCTPLNSKNVASKEKRQNFPVKYRRPIDYWHRKHVFPDQRKKRILDVTAQLLLLKCKPIWVDVERMSLREMQEYIDQLKLDAENRKAKEQEVVFVDPDQDTLEPDLKIGDPLKKVNGTVCEVIDLCSDDEDSSSANENCDPRAGVTCVMRGGAVLRRNAATPNALPAEPSGARDKPIPLILQPHPVILITHSSNKLQTITLD